The Amycolatopsis japonica nucleotide sequence AGCCGGGCTACATCAACGGCGGCATGCTGGCGAAGGAGTTCAGCCCCGCGTCGGGCCCGGTGATCGTGCTCGACGTCGACAGCGTCGACGACACGCTCGCGGTCATCGAGAAGCAGGGCGGCGCGACGCTCGTCGGCCGGACCGCGGTCGGCGACATGGGTTTCTCCGCGTACTTCAAGGACACGGAAGGCAACGTCATGGGGCTCTGGGAGACCGCGTGATCCGCACGGCCCGTGGCCGGTGCGGTCACGGGCCCTGCGGCCCCCGATAGGGCAACGTCTGGTTGTAGACGATGTTGGTGTTCGTGCTCCCGAACAGCGCGAGCTCGTTGACGATCTCCTCCAGCCGCCCCATCGACGGGGCCGCGATCTTCAGCGAATAGCAGTCGTCGCCGGTCGTGCGGAGGCATTCGAGGATCTCCGTCCGCTCGGCCAGGAGCTTGTGCAACGGCGCGTGCTTGCTGCCCGGATACTTCAACCGCACCACCGCCAGCACCACATACCCGGCCTTCTCCAGGTCGACCTCGGCGCGATAGCCGGTGATCACCC carries:
- a CDS encoding Lrp/AsnC family transcriptional regulator encodes the protein MAETLDATDWAILVELQKDGRLPLTELGKRVSLSASATTERVKRLESAGVITGYRAEVDLEKAGYVVLAVVRLKYPGSKHAPLHKLLAERTEILECLRTTGDDCYSLKIAAPSMGRLEEIVNELALFGSTNTNIVYNQTLPYRGPQGP
- a CDS encoding VOC family protein, whose protein sequence is MAGRVVHFEIPFEDGERARGFYREVFGWKADTMPGMDYTMVASGPTAETGMPSEPGYINGGMLAKEFSPASGPVIVLDVDSVDDTLAVIEKQGGATLVGRTAVGDMGFSAYFKDTEGNVMGLWETA